One segment of Stegostoma tigrinum isolate sSteTig4 chromosome 24, sSteTig4.hap1, whole genome shotgun sequence DNA contains the following:
- the yrdc gene encoding yrdC domain-containing protein, mitochondrial — translation MVTRRRRLLLQLLMRSREVVVGRGGEERDWARRKAEDPAPASTPGRLLFLPPGPEPTAGPQPRGGVGDWKEALTEAVNILQCGQVVAVPTDTIYGITCLAQNSEAIRRIYEIKGRSEDKPLAVCVGHVEDIYKYCKVTVSDQVLRDLLPGPVTLVFKRSEELNKDLNAFTDLVGIRIPKHPFIQKLAEVCDGPLALTSANLSSQTSALTTEEFQDLWPSLGLVVDGGPIGNMTKPECRLGSTVVNLGTPGKYSIIRPGCAFDATVEILQNKHGLSLQS, via the exons ATGGTGACGCGGCGGAGGCGGCTGCTGCTCCAACTGCTCATGAGGAGCCGGGAGGTGGTGGTTGGCCGCGGCGGTGAGGAACGGGACTGGGCCCGGCGCAAAGCCGAGGATCCGGCTCCGGCATCGACGCCGGGCCGCCTGCTGTTTCTGCCGCCGGGACCCGAGCCTACAGCCGGGCCGCAGCCTCGGGGTGGAGTAGGAG ATTGGAAAGAGGCCTTAACAGAGGCTGTAAACATTCTCCAGTGTGGTCAGGTAGTGGCAGTTCCTACAGACACCATCTATGGAATCACCTGCCTTGCACAGAATTCTGAAGCCATCCGAAGGATTTATGAAATCAAAGGACGGAGTGAGGATAAGCCTTTGGCAGTTTGTGTTGGTCATGTGGAAGATATTTATAA GTACTGTAAGGTCACTGTTTCTGATCAGGTATTAAGAGATCTCCTGCCAGGACCTGTAACATTAGTCTTCAAGCGGTCAGAAGAACTGAACAAAGATTTGAATGCTTTCACTGAT TTGGTGGGAATACGTATTCCAAAGCATCCGTTTATTCAGAAGCTTGCAGAGGTATGTGATGGACCTCTGGCTTTGACGAGTGCCAACCTTAGCTCTCAGACCAGTGCGCTGACCACTGAG GAATTTCAGGACCTTTGGCCCTCGTTGGGTCTTGTTGTTGATGGTGGACCGATTGGCAACATGACAAAGCCAGAATGTCGATTGGGATCAACAGTGGTGAACTTGGGCACACCTGGAAAATACAGCATCATCAGACCTGGCTG TGCATTTGATGCCACCGTGGAAATTCTCCAGAATAAGCATGGCTTGTCCTTACAGTCATAA